The DNA window GAGATGACCTGCTGTTGGGAACCCTCGGCAACGATCAGCTCCTCGGAGGTCGCGGCAACGATAGCCTTTTTGGTGGCGAGGGCAATGACTACCTAGATGGCGGCCCCGGTGTCGATCGCATGGTCGGTGGCCCTGGTAATGATGTTTATGTGCTGGACAACGTCGATGACACGGTCGAAGAAGAGCCTGATGAAGGCATCGACTTGGTTCTAGCTAGCATTTCGATTGACCTCCAGAGCCTCTCTCCCAATGTCGAGAATGTAACCTTATTGGACGAGGGTGGACAGATTCGGGGCTTTGGCAACGATCTAGACAACGTCATTAACGGCAACAGCGATCGCAACCTGCTACGCGGGGGTGGCGGCAACGATACTCTGCGCAGTCGGGGCGGCAATGATGTGTTGGATGGCGGCACTGGGCGAAACCGCCTGATTGGTGGTTCTGGCAATGATATTTATATTGTGCGCAGTCGCGGTGATGTTGTTGTTGAACAAGCTGGACAGGGTACTGACCTTGTCAAAGCCTTGGTCAGTTGGAGGCTCGGCAATCACCAAGAAAATTTGACGCTCTTGGGAGGACGCGCTGCTCTCAACGGCAGTGGTAATACCTTAGACAATCAGATGATCGGCAACCTAGGCGACAACCTTCTCCTTGGGGGAGGGGGCAACGACATCCTGCGCGGCGGCGGCGGCAGCGATCGCCTCCTTGGCAACATTGGCGATGATCTATTGCAGGGTGGAGCTGGGGACGATGTTTTAATCGGCGGCGGCGGCAACGATCGCCTAGAGGGCGGTAATGGCAACGATCGCCTGGAGGGCAGCATCGGTAATAATGTTTTGATC is part of the Leptolyngbya sp. CCY15150 genome and encodes:
- a CDS encoding calcium-binding protein, giving the protein MAEFIGTENGEILTGTPLDDVIFGLGGGDAIFGEDGNDTLYGGAGDDRLLGGEGNDTLDGGEGNDTLEGGNGNDVLLGGSGNDQLSGNDGDDLLLGTLGNDQLLGGRGNDSLFGGEGNDYLDGGPGVDRMVGGPGNDVYVLDNVDDTVEEEPDEGIDLVLASISIDLQSLSPNVENVTLLDEGGQIRGFGNDLDNVINGNSDRNLLRGGGGNDTLRSRGGNDVLDGGTGRNRLIGGSGNDIYIVRSRGDVVVEQAGQGTDLVKALVSWRLGNHQENLTLLGGRAALNGSGNTLDNQMIGNLGDNLLLGGGGNDILRGGGGSDRLLGNIGDDLLQGGAGDDVLIGGGGNDRLEGGNGNDRLEGSIGNNVLIGGDGDDILIGGAGRNTLTGGADRDRFYLTNINHRADTITDFDDDVDQIYISRSGFRLQNSSRGVLDPEQFRLGSVARNESDRFLYNRSTGQLFFDADGSGRGDRVLVARLSNNAQLSHSDIVLF